The DNA region ACGGTCATATTGGCGATGAAATCAACAACTTGTTCTTTGGTGATGTCAGACATTTGGTCTTCTCCTTCAATACGCTTTGGCTTAAGCGGCTTCTTTTTGATCTTTCAGGGCCGTCAGGACGTTGAGCATTCCACGAGGGACGTTGGCCAGGACGGACACGAGGTTGGTGGGCACGGCGTTCATGGTCCCGAGCAACTGGGCCAGCAGCTGAGGCTTGCTGGGCAGCGCGGAAAGGGCCTTGAGGCCGGGCTCGTCGATCAGCTTGCCCTGGAGGCTGGCAAAGCGGAGGACGAACTTCTTGTTTGTCTTGGCGTAGTCGATCAGGACCTTGGCAGCCGCGACCGGGTCATCATACCCGAAAGCGACGGCACACTGCTCCTTGAACCGTTCCTTGATCGTGTCATGCGGGCCGTCAGTCAACGCGATTCGGGCCAGGGTGT from Desulfovibrio sp. includes:
- a CDS encoding 50S ribosomal protein L10, whose amino-acid sequence is MQTREQKAEIIEKIKDRAGRASIAVVTDFKGLTVEEVTVLRAKLREHGVDYQVVKNTLARIALTDGPHDTIKERFKEQCAVAFGYDDPVAAAKVLIDYAKTNKKFVLRFASLQGKLIDEPGLKALSALPSKPQLLAQLLGTMNAVPTNLVSVLANVPRGMLNVLTALKDQKEAA